A part of Cannabis sativa cultivar Pink pepper isolate KNU-18-1 chromosome 6, ASM2916894v1, whole genome shotgun sequence genomic DNA contains:
- the LOC115724945 gene encoding homeobox protein knotted-1-like 2 isoform X1, whose amino-acid sequence MSFHHHQHHNSSSTNLPQEMAFHQNPFSDQPSLSAGEDDVAVGVGAPTWLNSSVFRQQNLLHLLSESEPRNEDVLGAAEGSKMSDFIGDQRRNRREEEEDEDEDVESEGAWYKADILRHPLYEQLLSAHVSCLRIATPVDQLPRIDEQLSQSQRVVSKYSELGISGSGGVRVVDEKELDQFMTNYVILLCSLKEQLQQHVRVHAMEAVMACWELEQSLQSLTGVSTGEGTGATMSDDNEDQLDNDINLYDGSLDGPDSMGFGPLVPTETERSLMERVREELKQELKQGYKEKIVDIREEILRKRKAGKLPGGTTSLLKSWWQSHSKWPYPTEEDKAKLVQETGLQLKQINNWFINQRKRNWHNNLSPSPSSKSKRKSLGTNAR is encoded by the exons atgtcgtTTCACCACCACCAACACCATAACAGTAGCAGTACTAATCTTCCTCAAGAAATGGCTTTTCACCAGAACCCTTTTTCGGACCAGCCTTCACTATCCGCCGGAGAAGATGACGTTGCCGTTGGAGTTGGTGCTCCGACGTGGCTAAACAGCTCTGTGTTCAGACAACAGAACCTTCTCCACTTACTGTCTGAATCGGAGCCCCGAAACGAAGATGTCTTAGGGGCAGCGGAAGGAAGCAAGATGAGCGATTTCATTGGCGATCAAAGAAGGAACAGGAGAGAGGAAGAGGAAGATGAGGATGAAGATGTAGAGAGTGAGGGCGCGTGGTACAAAGCCGATATATTGCGGCACCCTCTTTACGAACAGTTGCTCTCGGCACACGTGTCGTGCCTGAGGATCGCGACTCCTGTTGACcagctacccaggatcgacgaGCAGCTTTCGCAGTCGCAGCGCGTGGTGTCCAAGTACTCCGAGCTCGGGATTAGCGGTAGTGGTGGTGTTAGAGTGGTGGATGAGAAAGAGCTTGATCAATTCATG ACAAATTATGTTATATTGCTCTGTTCTCTTAAAGAGCAATTGCAACAACATGTTCGAGTTCATGCTATGGAAGCTGTGATGGCTTGTTGGGAGCTTGAACAATCTCTTCAAAGCTTAACAG GCGTCTCTACCGGTGAAGGCACAGGTGCAACAATGTCAGATGACAACGAGGACCAACTAGATAACGATATCAACTTGTATGATGGAAGCCTGGATGGTCCTGATAGCATGGGATTCGGTCCTCTTGTCCCTACCGAAACTGAGAGGTCGTTAATGGAGCGTGTGAGGGAAGAACTGAAGCAGGAACTAAAACAG GGTTACAAGGAAAAGATTGTGGATATTCGAGAGGAAATTCTTCGTAAACGAAAGGCTGGAAAACTACCTGGCGGAACCACCTCTCTCTTGAAATCTTGGTGGCAATCTCATTCCAAATGGCCATACCCAACT GAGGAAGACAAAGCCAAGCTGGTACAGGAAACAGGATTGCAATTGAAGCAGATAAACAATTGGTTCATAAACCAAAGGAAGAGAAACTGGCATAATAATCTCTCGCCGTCACCTTCTTCAAAGAGCAAACGAAAAAG CTTGGGAACTAATGCCAGGTGA
- the LOC115724945 gene encoding homeobox protein knotted-1-like 2 isoform X2, translated as MSFHHHQHHNSSSTNLPQEMAFHQNPFSDQPSLSAGEDDVAVGVGAPTWLNSSVFRQQNLLHLLSESEPRNEDVLGAAEGSKMSDFIGDQRRNRREEEEDEDEDVESEGAWYKADILRHPLYEQLLSAHVSCLRIATPVDQLPRIDEQLSQSQRVVSKYSELGISGSGGVRVVDEKELDQFMTNYVILLCSLKEQLQQHVRVHAMEAVMACWELEQSLQSLTGVSTGEGTGATMSDDNEDQLDNDINLYDGSLDGPDSMGFGPLVPTETERSLMERVREELKQELKQGYKEKIVDIREEILRKRKAGKLPGGTTSLLKSWWQSHSKWPYPTEEDKAKLVQETGLQLKQINNWFINQRKRNWHNNLSPSPSSKSKRKR; from the exons atgtcgtTTCACCACCACCAACACCATAACAGTAGCAGTACTAATCTTCCTCAAGAAATGGCTTTTCACCAGAACCCTTTTTCGGACCAGCCTTCACTATCCGCCGGAGAAGATGACGTTGCCGTTGGAGTTGGTGCTCCGACGTGGCTAAACAGCTCTGTGTTCAGACAACAGAACCTTCTCCACTTACTGTCTGAATCGGAGCCCCGAAACGAAGATGTCTTAGGGGCAGCGGAAGGAAGCAAGATGAGCGATTTCATTGGCGATCAAAGAAGGAACAGGAGAGAGGAAGAGGAAGATGAGGATGAAGATGTAGAGAGTGAGGGCGCGTGGTACAAAGCCGATATATTGCGGCACCCTCTTTACGAACAGTTGCTCTCGGCACACGTGTCGTGCCTGAGGATCGCGACTCCTGTTGACcagctacccaggatcgacgaGCAGCTTTCGCAGTCGCAGCGCGTGGTGTCCAAGTACTCCGAGCTCGGGATTAGCGGTAGTGGTGGTGTTAGAGTGGTGGATGAGAAAGAGCTTGATCAATTCATG ACAAATTATGTTATATTGCTCTGTTCTCTTAAAGAGCAATTGCAACAACATGTTCGAGTTCATGCTATGGAAGCTGTGATGGCTTGTTGGGAGCTTGAACAATCTCTTCAAAGCTTAACAG GCGTCTCTACCGGTGAAGGCACAGGTGCAACAATGTCAGATGACAACGAGGACCAACTAGATAACGATATCAACTTGTATGATGGAAGCCTGGATGGTCCTGATAGCATGGGATTCGGTCCTCTTGTCCCTACCGAAACTGAGAGGTCGTTAATGGAGCGTGTGAGGGAAGAACTGAAGCAGGAACTAAAACAG GGTTACAAGGAAAAGATTGTGGATATTCGAGAGGAAATTCTTCGTAAACGAAAGGCTGGAAAACTACCTGGCGGAACCACCTCTCTCTTGAAATCTTGGTGGCAATCTCATTCCAAATGGCCATACCCAACT GAGGAAGACAAAGCCAAGCTGGTACAGGAAACAGGATTGCAATTGAAGCAGATAAACAATTGGTTCATAAACCAAAGGAAGAGAAACTGGCATAATAATCTCTCGCCGTCACCTTCTTCAAAGAGCAAACGAAAAAG GTGA
- the LOC115694977 gene encoding uncharacterized protein LOC115694977, whose protein sequence is MNILSWNCRELGNPRAFQFISDLVIQKRPNIVFLCETLCRKNLVEKLRVTIGFEGMIASDARGHSGGVAVLWRFSDEVVLLGYSLNYIDLKITTAREAPWRFTGFYGEPNRSFRARTWDQIRALKSDSHLPWCIIGDLNNVTSQADKKGGQPYPQWLLDGFCKVLEDCNLNDLELSGYPFTWERGRGSNNWIEVRLDRVLASHDWSQRFISAQLFNLEVSISDHCPILLRTAAINLHHSNAQFRFENAWLHYTGNFKKRIANCKKEIRRLKWCSDEDSVAQYKQSVAALGEVYTQREVVWRQRSKQLWLREGDQNSKFFHAKATARKKNNSISFLLNNSGVWVDWEGGLSDVIVDYFSDIFTSTSSNFNHVVSGIRPTITNAQNDSLLQQVTPEEIRKALFQMHPDKSPGPDGMTPGFYQKYWDVVGVDVISQVVDFFETCSFPADLNQTNIVLIPKKKHVTTMSDLRPISLCNVAYKVVSKVLVNRLKTVLPCVISENQSAFIAGRLIFDNIMIAFEVMHYLKRKRKEKTGFMALKLDLSKAYDRIEWGFLKAMMLRMGFHPRWVDLMMATVMNVEYTVVHGGWSMGPITPSRGIRQGDPLSPYLFLLCAEGFSSLIKQFERNGELKGCKVSNGAPTISHMLFADDSYIYCRATDEEAQNVLRLLNLFEAASGQRVNYAKSSIFFSANTPMDLRDRLCNRLGMVAADENSFYLSLPCIMGRKKTAILGFLKEKMEKRILSWEGKFLSKAGREVLLKTVAQALPSYAMSVFLIPLETCGALEKLMAKYWWGNSKKARGISWMSWDRLSKHKSSGGIGFRNLHDYNLSLLGKQAWRLLTNEQSLVGRIYKSRYFPHGSFLTAEIGNNPSFMWRSIYETQSIVAVGARIRIGAGFTVPILHTPWLPDPTNPCVLSTHPGLVGTSVNQLMTIERDQWDVEVLDDLFQQRDRDLIKNIPINVNEVADVWYWQHENSGFYSVKSCYQWLEVLKGRCSVWNLSCVPTGAIVASDFGTWVEKILNNGQTVVLEEALMVSWAVWKAKNELLWNKNVTTAVEVINSARTVLSQWKAAASNRFSPLPAVINDTSNLSTNWTSPAAGFLKVNIDGALFSASNSFGLGGLARDANGHLIEAFCLHKPGCVQPSLVEAFGVKEALSWIKTKGWEHVILETDSLVVVQALQSNVVMQSLFGSTITYCRNLLKSLPFVNVCFVKRSANNAAHCLARGACFWSDCNFVGSNVPDVINNAVMADLAILS, encoded by the exons ATGAATATTCTAAGCTGGAATTGCCGGGAGCTTGGGAACCCACGGGCTTTTCAATTCATTTCGGATCTTGTTATCCAGAAGCGGCCCAATATTGTCTTTCTTTGTGAAACTTTATGTCGGAAGAATTTGGTGGAAAAGCTTAGAGTCACTATCGGGTTTGAGGGTATGATAGCTAGTGATGCTCGCGGTCATAGTGGTGGTGTTGCGGTGTTGTGGCGGTTTAGTGATGAAGTTGTTTTGTTGGGTTACTCTTTGAATTATATTGATTTAAAGATTACCACGGCTAGAGAAGCTCCTTGGAGGTTTACGGGGTTTTATGGTGAGCCTAATCGTTCGTTTCGTGCTAGAACTTGGGATCAAATTCGTGCTTTAAAGTCTGACTCTCATTTACCATGGTGCATCATCGGTGACTTGAATAATGTAACGTCCCAAGCGGATAAAAAAGGTGGGCAGCCGTATCCACAATGGTTACTTGATGGATTTTGTAAAGTGTTGGAGGACTGTAATCTTAATGACTTGGAGCTCTCGGGTTATCCATTCACTTGGGAAAGGGGTCGTGGGTCTAATAATTGGATTGAGGTTCGCCTTGATCGTGTTCTAGCTTCCCATGATTGGTCTCAACGTTTTATCTCAGCCCAACTTTTTAATCTTGAAGTGTCAATCTCGGACCACTGTCCTATTCTTCTCCGTACTGCTGCGATCAATCTCCACCATTCGAATGCTCAGTTTCGATTTGAAAATGCATGGCTCC ACTATACGGGCAACTTTAAGAAGAGGATTGCTAATTGTAAAAAGGAGATCCGAAGGCTCAAATGGTGCTCTGACGAGGACTCTGTTGCTCAATATAAACAGTCTGTTGCGGCTCTTGGTGAAGTGTATACTCAGCGTGAAGTCGTTTGGCGTCAGCGGTCTAAACAACTTTGGCTTCGCGAGGGTGATCAAAATAGCAAATTCTTCCATGCAAAGGCAACTGCTCGTAAGAAAAACAACTCCATTAGCTTTCTTTTAAATAATTCAGGCGTGTGGGTTGATTGGGAAGGGGGTCTTTCAGATGTTATTGTTGATTATTTCTCTGATATATTTACTTCCACTAGCTCTAATTTTAATCATGTGGTAAGTGGTATTCGGCCGACTATTACTAATGCTCAGAATGACTCTTTGTTACAACAAGTTACACCTGAGGAGATTAGAAAAGCTTTGTTCCAAATGCACCCTGATAAGTCGCCTGGACCCGATGGAATGACACCTGGGTTTTATCAAAAGTATTGGGATGTTGTTGGTGTGGATGTTATATCTCAAGTTGTTGACTTCTTTGAGACTTGTTCTTTTCCTGCCGACTTGAATCAAACCAACATTGTTCTCATTCCTAAGAAAAAACATGTTACCACTATGAGTGATTTAAGGCCTATCTCGTTGTGTAATGTGGCTTACAAAGTTGTGTCTAAAGTGCTCGTGAATCGGCTCAAGACTGTCTTGCCTTGTGTTATTTCTGAAAATCAATCTGCTTTCATAGCGGGGCGTCTTATCTTTGACAACATTATGATTGCTTTTGAGGTTATGCATTACCTTAAACGTAAGCGTAAAGAAAAAACGGGATTTATGGCACTAAAGTTGGATTTAAGCAAAGCTTATGATCGCATCGAATGGGGTTTTTTGAAAGCTATGATGCTTCGTATGGGTTTCCACCCTCGGTGGGTTGATCTTATGATGGCAACAGTGATGAATGTGGAGTATACGGTTGTCCATGGTGGTTGGAGTATGGGCCCTATTACTCCGAGTCGCGGTATTAGACAAGGTGACCCTTTGTCACCTTACCTATTCCTTCTTTGTGCTGAAGGTTTTTCTTCTTTGATCAAGCAATTCGAAAGAAATGGCGAATTGAAGGGCTGTAAAGTATCAAATGGAGCTCCAACTATCTCACATATGCTATTCGCTGACGATAGCTACATTTACTGTCGTGCTACTGATGAAGAGGCTCAAAATGTCCTTCGTTTGCTTAACCTGTTTGAAGCTGCTTCGGGTCAAAGGGTAAACTATGCGAAATCTTCTATCTTTTTTAGTGCTAATACTCCGATGGATTTGCGAGACAGATTGTGCAACCGGTTGGGAATGGTAGCTGCTGATGAAAATAGCTTCTATCTTAGTCTTCCTTGTATTATGGGTCGGAAGAAGACAGCTATTCTTGGCTTTCTAAAGGAAAAGATGGAAAAGAGAATTCTTAGTTGGGAAGGCAAGTTCCTCTCTAAAGCTGGTCGCGAAGTTTTGCTGAAGACGGTAGCCCAAGCACTCCCAAGTTACGCTATGTCAGTATTTCTTATTCCACTTGAAACATGTGGAGCACTTGAGAAGCTCATGGCTAAGTATTGGTGGGGTAATTCCAAAAAAGCTAGAGGTATAAGCTGGATGAGTTGGGATCGCTTAAGCAAACACAAAAGTTCAGGAGGGATTGGTTTTAGGAATTTACATGACTATAACTTATCTCTTTTGGGCAAACAAGCTTGGAGATTATTAACTAATGAGCAGTCCCTTGTTGGCCGAATTTATAAGAGTAGATATTTCCCTCATGGTTCTTTCCTTACTGCTGAGATTGGCAACAATCCTAGCTTCATGTGGAGGAGTATCTATGAAACACAATCGATTGTTGCAGTTGGAGCACGGATACGCATTGGCGCTGGTTTCACTGTGCCTATTTTGCATACTCCTTGGCTACCTGATCCGACTAATCCGTGTGTATTAAGCACACATCCTGGCCTTGTGGGGACTTCGGTCAATCAACTCATGACTATTGAGAGGGATCAATGGGATGTGGAAGTACTTGATGATCTATTTCAGCAACGAGATCGTGATCTTATTAAGAATATTCCTATCAATGTTAATGAAGTGGCTGATGTATGGTATTGGCAACACGAGAATTCTGGTTTTTACTCTGTTAAGAGTTGCTACCAATGGCTGGAAGTTTTGAAAGGAAGATG TTCAGTTTGGAATTTGTCTTGTGTGCCTACTGGTGCTATTGTGGCATCAGATTTTGGAACCTGGGTGGAGAAAATTTTGAACAATGGCCAGACCGTGGTGTTGGAAGAGGCTCTTATGGTGTCTTGGGCTGTTTGGAAAGCAAAGAATGAGTTGCTTTGGAATAAAAATGTTACTACAGCCGTGGAAGTGATAAATTCAGCAAGAACCGTGTTGAGCCAGTGGAAAGCAGCTGCTTCCAACAGGTTCTCTCCACTCCCTGCTGTCATAAACGACACCAGCAATCTCAGCACCAATTGGACATCACCTGCAGCTGGTTTTTTGAAGGTAAACATTGATGGTGCtctattttctgcatctaattctTTCGGCTTAGGGGGTCTCGCCCGTGATGCTAATGGCCATCTCATTGAAGCTTTTTGTTTGCACAAACCGGGATGTGTTCAACCCAGTTTAGTGGAGGCATTTGGTGTCAAAGAAGCTTTGAGTTGGATAAAAACGAAAGGATGGGAACATGTTATTTTGGAAACCGATTCACTTGTGGTTGTTCAAGCTCTCCAAAGTAATGTGGTCATGCAATCTTTGTTTGGATCTACTATTACATATTGTCGTAATCTTTTAAAGTCTTTGCCTTTTGTTAATGTTTGTTTTGTCAAACGATCTGCTAACAACGCCGCTCATTGCCTTGCTCGTGGCGCTTGTTTCTGGTCAGATTGTAATTTTGTTGGTAGCAATGTTCCTGATGTTATCAACAATGCTGTAATGGCCGATTTGGCTATTCTTTCTTAA